Genomic DNA from Haloplanus sp. HW8-1:
GATAGAAGTACTGTAGGATCATCGTCGAGTCGATAACCAGTCGATCGATCTCCCGGGAGTTGATGAATCCTACGAGCCGGTTGGTCATGTTCTTCACTCCCGATGAGAAGTCGTTGCCGCCCGGTCCCTTCAGCAGCCGCTTGGCGTTGGAGTCGAAGACGTTTCGAAACTGGAGTTTCCCCGATCGAACCGCCTTCTCGAAGCCGAAGTCGTAGGCGCTCATGTCGTGGATCAGTTCCTCCTCGGTCTCGTGCATACTCAAAAAGAGACACTTCTCTCCCGCACGAGCCCCCTCGGTGACGAACTGGGAAGAGAACGTCGTCTTCCCGCTTCCCGGCGGCCCGCTGAGAATGTACAGCCGATCACGGAGGAGTCCCCCGTCGACGAGTTCGTCGAAACCGTCAACGCCCGTGGAAAGCCTCATCGCCGAGTGGTGGTCGGGGCGGATGATATAGATTGTGTCCGTGTTCTCATTCGTGAAAATTGCGGGAGCGAGTGTCGTCGGAGCGGGGACCCTCGCCGTCCGCCACGTTGCGAATTTATTTCCGTCAGTCTACGTAACTGTCTTGCAATGACGGACCAAACCCGAACGGGAATCGAAGGCTTGGACTCGATACTGGGCGGCGGTATCGTCGACAACGCGACGGTGCTGATCAGTGGGAATCCGGGGACCGGCAAGAGTATTCTCGGTCTACAGTACATATACAACGGGGTGACCCAGTTCGACGAGAAAGGGATCTACCTGTCTTTCGAGGAGAACGCCGAGGACATCGCACAGGCTGCCGAGTCGATCGGCTTCGAGAACTGGCAGGAACTCGTCGAGGACGATCAGATCCTGATCTACGACAAACAGGAGTTGCTGCGGCACAACGACTTCAACTCGACTCTGGATCAGTTGCTGGCGGCGTTCGAGGAGACGGAGTACGAACGGCTCGTCCTCGATTCACTGACCATGTTCGAACTGTTCTTCGAGGACGAACAGGAGAAGCGAACGTATCTGCTGAAGTTCTCCGACATCCTGAAGGCCAACGGGTTGACGTCGCTGCTCATCGCCGAGCAGTCCGCCGTGTTCCCTGAGCAGGACATCGGCTTGGAGAACTTCTTGACCGACGGCAACATCTACCTGATCCAGACCCCGACGGAATCCGGCGTCAACCGGTACATCTGGGTCGCCAAGATGCGAAAGCAGAACATCGAGACGGATATCTTCCCCATGGATATCGACGAGGGCGGCATCACCGTCCACGAGCGTGCCGCGGGGTTCTCGATGATGGGTGACCAGAGCGACCGCTTCCCAGGTGAGTGATCACTCCGAGAGGGTTCGCCAGGCCTCGTCGAGCCGATTCTTGACCTTCCGCCGTTCCTCCACCTCGACGGTCACGTCACCGTCGGAGAACTCCACGATGACCTCTTCGATGTTTCGGCGGTAGACGTTGACACGCCGCCGTTCGTCCGAGAGGACCCGGTCGTGATGTTCGAGGAGATCGGCGTCGGTGAGTTCCTCGATTCGGCGATAGCAGGTGGCGATCGGTACGTCGAGCTGGTCGCTGAGCTCTTGGGCCGAGCGTGGTTCGTGTGCGAAGCTCAGTATCTCGGGGTTGTACTCGTTACCCAGAACCCGGAGCATCTCGATTCCGTCCATTCGTTATCAGTTCAGATACGGTGCTGGACAATAAATCGTACTGTCATTCGGACGCAAGACATCGCCGATTCGCATCGGTATCAGTCGTGAGAATGTCACGGCCAGATTTATGTTTTGATACATCGACCTGGCGAATAAGACAATGTTAGTCGTCGAATACCTCTATTTCGCGGCCACTGGCGTGCTGGTTCTCTCCGGGATGACGATGGTCGGGATGGCGATCAAGGCGTACATCCAGACGACGCGCCGGGCGATGATTCACATCTCGCTGGGATTCAGTCTGATCGCT
This window encodes:
- a CDS encoding RAD55 family ATPase, which produces MRLSTGVDGFDELVDGGLLRDRLYILSGPPGSGKTTFSSQFVTEGARAGEKCLFLSMHETEEELIHDMSAYDFGFEKAVRSGKLQFRNVFDSNAKRLLKGPGGNDFSSGVKNMTNRLVGFINSREIDRLVIDSTMILQYFYPDNHEAFVQFLTSLKRVDATTLLISEMTDPSSYADEHYLAHGVIFMHNYLEGSGMHRGVQIVKMRGTNIDSNIHVVEFDDDGLHVRSEQKLKA
- a CDS encoding RAD55 family ATPase, producing MTDQTRTGIEGLDSILGGGIVDNATVLISGNPGTGKSILGLQYIYNGVTQFDEKGIYLSFEENAEDIAQAAESIGFENWQELVEDDQILIYDKQELLRHNDFNSTLDQLLAAFEETEYERLVLDSLTMFELFFEDEQEKRTYLLKFSDILKANGLTSLLIAEQSAVFPEQDIGLENFLTDGNIYLIQTPTESGVNRYIWVAKMRKQNIETDIFPMDIDEGGITVHERAAGFSMMGDQSDRFPGE
- a CDS encoding winged helix-turn-helix domain-containing protein, which codes for MDGIEMLRVLGNEYNPEILSFAHEPRSAQELSDQLDVPIATCYRRIEELTDADLLEHHDRVLSDERRRVNVYRRNIEEVIVEFSDGDVTVEVEERRKVKNRLDEAWRTLSE
- a CDS encoding DUF7521 family protein, with amino-acid sequence MLVVEYLYFAATGVLVLSGMTMVGMAIKAYIQTTRRAMIHISLGFSLIAAAAIATAISAFINDFTGVRSLLLVNNGLASLGFIFVVYSLIIYD